In Afipia sp. GAS231, a single window of DNA contains:
- a CDS encoding HIT domain-containing protein, with product MTAYDTNNIFAKILRGEFPCQKVYEDEHVLAFLDIMPRAPGHTLVIPKAPARNILDIKPDDYAHVARGAHKIAAAAMKAFKADGITVQQFNEVAGGQVVFHLHMHVMPRHDGVALLPPASRKEDVKVLEDNATKLIAALGG from the coding sequence ATGACCGCCTATGACACCAACAACATCTTCGCAAAAATCCTGCGCGGCGAGTTTCCTTGCCAAAAGGTCTATGAAGACGAGCACGTGCTGGCCTTCCTCGACATCATGCCGCGCGCGCCCGGCCACACGCTGGTGATCCCAAAAGCCCCCGCCCGCAACATCCTCGACATCAAGCCGGACGACTATGCCCACGTCGCGCGCGGCGCCCACAAGATCGCTGCCGCCGCGATGAAGGCCTTCAAGGCTGACGGCATCACCGTACAGCAGTTCAACGAAGTCGCCGGCGGACAGGTCGTGTTCCACCTGCACATGCACGTGATGCCGCGCCATGACGGCGTCGCGCTGTTGCCGCCGGCCAGCCGCAAGGAAGATGTCAAGGTGCTGGAAGACAACGCGACCAAGCTGATCGCGGCGCTGGGTGGGTAA
- the tsaA gene encoding tRNA (N6-threonylcarbamoyladenosine(37)-N6)-methyltransferase TrmO: MVRESEIRDGELTVDMPPARDAGLVFIGRIRTPWTSRLETPRQGRHDGPVCRLEIFEPWVPAIKGVDFYSNLEVIYWLHLSRRDLVLQSPKNNQKTRGTFSLRSPVRPNPIATSIVKLVGIEGNVILVRGLDCLDETPLLDLKPDRCEFTPLAPPQAGDFETE; this comes from the coding sequence ATGGTACGGGAAAGTGAAATCCGCGACGGCGAACTCACCGTCGATATGCCGCCGGCCCGCGATGCCGGCCTCGTCTTCATCGGCCGCATCCGCACGCCGTGGACCTCGCGCCTGGAGACGCCGCGGCAGGGCCGCCACGATGGCCCGGTCTGCCGGCTCGAGATTTTCGAGCCCTGGGTGCCGGCGATCAAGGGCGTCGATTTCTATTCGAATCTCGAAGTGATCTACTGGTTGCATCTGTCGCGACGCGACCTGGTGCTGCAGAGCCCGAAGAACAACCAGAAAACCCGCGGCACGTTCTCGCTGCGCTCGCCGGTGCGGCCCAATCCGATCGCGACCTCGATCGTCAAGCTGGTCGGGATCGAAGGCAATGTGATCCTGGTGCGCGGCCTCGATTGCCTCGACGAGACGCCGCTGTTGGATCTGAAGCCCGACCGCTGCGAATTCACGCCGCTGGCGCCGCCGCAGGCGGGGGATTTCGAGACGGAGTGA
- a CDS encoding tripartite tricarboxylate transporter substrate binding protein — protein sequence MKWRIFSALVCGLVLAAPHGQAAEYPSRPIKLIVPYAAGGPTDVLGRMIGDYLGRDLKQTVVVENKAGAQGAIGAEAAARSEPDGYTLFFTAASLFVLNPQLYKKLPYDPDRDFRMLAVITDLPVLMEVHPSVPAKTVAEFVAYARQNPGKLNFGSAGTGGTTHLAGEMFKQMAGVDMVHVAYKGAGPALQDLLSGNIQLMFDTLGTALPPVKGGLLRPLAVSSAQRIAELPDVPTMAESGYPDYAVSVWYGVAAPSKVPDDVVQKLKASLDRALSDDTFRASLDKVGFTPLRPKSQAEIDKFVTTDRARWAAVIKALNISLD from the coding sequence ATGAAGTGGCGCATTTTTTCGGCTCTGGTCTGCGGTCTCGTTCTGGCCGCGCCGCACGGCCAGGCGGCGGAATATCCGAGCCGCCCGATCAAGCTGATCGTGCCCTATGCCGCGGGTGGACCGACCGACGTGCTCGGCCGCATGATCGGCGACTATCTCGGCCGCGACCTCAAGCAGACCGTGGTGGTCGAGAACAAGGCCGGCGCGCAGGGGGCGATCGGCGCCGAAGCCGCGGCGCGCTCCGAACCCGATGGCTACACGCTGTTCTTCACGGCGGCCTCGCTGTTCGTGCTCAATCCGCAGCTCTACAAGAAGCTGCCCTATGATCCCGACAGGGATTTCCGGATGCTGGCCGTCATCACCGATCTGCCGGTTCTGATGGAGGTTCATCCCTCGGTGCCGGCCAAGACGGTTGCGGAATTCGTGGCCTACGCCAGGCAAAATCCCGGCAAACTCAATTTCGGATCGGCCGGCACCGGCGGCACTACCCATCTCGCCGGCGAGATGTTCAAGCAGATGGCCGGCGTCGACATGGTTCATGTCGCCTACAAGGGCGCAGGTCCGGCGCTGCAAGATCTGCTTTCCGGCAACATCCAGTTGATGTTCGACACGCTCGGCACCGCGCTCCCGCCGGTCAAGGGTGGATTGCTGCGGCCGCTTGCGGTCAGTTCGGCACAGCGTATCGCTGAATTACCCGACGTGCCGACCATGGCCGAGAGCGGCTATCCCGATTATGCCGTCAGCGTCTGGTACGGCGTTGCCGCGCCGTCCAAAGTGCCTGACGATGTCGTCCAAAAATTGAAAGCCAGCCTCGACCGCGCTTTGAGCGATGACACGTTCCGCGCTTCGCTGGACAAGGTCGGGTTCACGCCGCTGCGCCCGAAGAGCCAGGCCGAGATCGACAAATTCGTCACAACCGATCGCGCGCGGTGGGCCGCCGTGATAAAGGCCCTCAACATCTCACTGGATTAA